Proteins encoded by one window of Shewanella avicenniae:
- a CDS encoding AraC family transcriptional regulator: MKGNTLQQAETNRVDSADLQQMAALLTKLTPYDGFFQLQKDYVHVVRASKTASEKTYLLARPSICIVPQGAKTVSLTQGGIDFEENESTLVVYSAEVPINLAITQASAEKPYFCLMIPLDAKKLGSLILKVFPHGVPKAPKLQAVYVGDADANIVKATVRALQLIEQQQHTELLVPLMIEEILIRLLLSPMGPAIVQIAIADSHAEKVAKAISWLKENFAQPIKIEELAKLTGMSVSSFHTHFKAITSMSPLQFQKTVRLQQARSLMRAQMMDVSSAAYEVGYASTSQFSREYARAFGVPPSKDVGRASAA, translated from the coding sequence GTGAAAGGTAACACTTTGCAGCAAGCGGAAACTAACAGAGTTGATAGTGCCGATTTGCAACAGATGGCAGCATTATTGACCAAACTGACACCATACGACGGTTTCTTCCAACTGCAAAAGGATTATGTGCATGTGGTGCGGGCATCGAAAACCGCATCAGAAAAAACCTACCTGTTGGCTCGTCCTAGCATCTGCATTGTGCCGCAAGGGGCTAAGACGGTTTCATTGACCCAAGGTGGCATCGATTTTGAGGAAAATGAATCCACGCTGGTGGTCTATTCGGCAGAGGTGCCGATCAATTTAGCCATTACTCAAGCCTCTGCAGAGAAACCCTATTTTTGTCTGATGATCCCGCTGGATGCCAAAAAACTCGGCTCATTAATCCTCAAAGTGTTCCCTCACGGCGTGCCCAAAGCGCCCAAGTTACAAGCGGTTTATGTCGGTGATGCTGATGCCAATATCGTCAAAGCGACCGTGCGGGCATTGCAACTGATCGAACAACAGCAACATACCGAGTTGCTGGTACCGTTAATGATTGAAGAGATATTAATCCGCCTATTACTTAGCCCAATGGGACCGGCGATTGTGCAGATAGCCATTGCCGATTCTCATGCTGAGAAAGTCGCTAAAGCGATTTCGTGGCTAAAAGAGAATTTTGCACAACCCATTAAAATTGAAGAACTTGCCAAGCTGACTGGCATGAGTGTGTCATCGTTTCACACCCACTTTAAAGCAATCACCTCAATGAGCCCGCTACAGTTTCAAAAAACGGTGCGCCTGCAGCAAGCACGTAGCCTGATGCGGGCGCAGATGATGGATGTGAGCAGTGCGGCCTACGAGGTAGGCTACGCAAGTACCTCGCAATTTAGCCGTGAATACGCGCGTGCCTTTGGCGTGCCACCAAGTAAAGATGTTGGCCGTGCTTCGGCAGCTTAA
- a CDS encoding GNAT family N-acetyltransferase: MITELTRELFKQFWPTFTAIAQAESTYAYDADISFEQACYLWCELPYQSFAWVDAGQVLGIYYLKANAMGPGNHVCNCGYMVSEAARGRGIARQMCLHSQQQALTAGFKAMQFNCVVSSNTVAVALWQKLGFEIVGTLPKAYRHQQLGLVDCLVMFKTLDHPLV; this comes from the coding sequence ATGATCACTGAATTAACCCGCGAGCTATTCAAGCAATTTTGGCCTACCTTTACCGCTATCGCCCAAGCTGAATCAACTTATGCCTATGATGCGGATATCTCGTTTGAGCAGGCGTGTTATTTGTGGTGTGAGTTACCCTATCAAAGTTTTGCTTGGGTAGACGCGGGGCAGGTACTAGGGATCTATTACCTTAAAGCCAATGCGATGGGGCCGGGTAACCATGTTTGTAATTGCGGTTATATGGTGAGTGAAGCCGCGCGTGGGAGAGGCATTGCTCGGCAAATGTGTTTGCATTCACAGCAACAGGCATTAACAGCTGGGTTTAAGGCGATGCAGTTCAACTGCGTGGTGTCCAGCAATACCGTGGCGGTGGCGCTGTGGCAAAAACTTGGGTTTGAGATTGTGGGTACTTTGCCTAAGGCATATCGCCATCAACAACTCGGCTTGGTGGATTGTTTGGTTATGTTCAAAACCTTAGATCACCCACTTGTTTGA
- a CDS encoding helix-turn-helix domain-containing protein, giving the protein MSFSHLNALQQVCELGNMTLAADQLGIAQPALSKIIANLEQTFGVSLFDRRGRRLVLNPCG; this is encoded by the coding sequence ATGAGCTTTTCTCACCTCAATGCGTTACAGCAAGTGTGCGAACTCGGCAATATGACCCTGGCTGCCGATCAACTGGGTATCGCGCAACCAGCACTTAGTAAAATCATTGCCAATCTTGAGCAAACGTTTGGCGTTTCTTTGTTTGATCGCCGAGGCCGACGACTGGTACTCAATCCGTGTGGTTAA
- a CDS encoding methyl-accepting chemotaxis protein: MSFYSSLKVKWQIAIPIVILTLMIAALALISWNTNRMMTENTRILTDHLTPASLKSREAEIELYQAATAMRDYISLLSHEKDGQSALDAHHQHKRDAYDKIQQARRSASVAGLKIYPEHDPEFDADFKQWDQLSERAIILSHDHLYEQSYELLVGEQKQAFRLVKGRFEGMEDEFNEHRKALSIHTHELEAMQQKLLVGASVIALVVGIFFSYWVPHLITSHLNTLTDSMHKLTSQGGDLTRRLPVQGENELNQLSDSVNGFIAYLQQLISGAINETRKIDENMQGLSSISAKTGHSAQEQCDYVAQAVTSIVEMNQAVKDITQQMQYASDNAQKMHSEVTESHQQINMTIENIAELVSDMRKASDAIAALEFQSKNIASVLDVIGGIAEQTNLLALNAAIEAARAGDSGRGFAVVADEVRKLASKTQESTQNIQQMIDGLNKGVNDAVQVVNYSATKVNSTAEQAAAAGKSLQEIVHGVQAMLDISVQVAAATEEQSVVIEHINQNMVDINGHSHQLQEDAETALSNSRLVQRSTDNLSAQMKHFTT, translated from the coding sequence ATGAGTTTTTATTCATCTTTAAAAGTAAAATGGCAAATCGCTATTCCGATCGTCATTTTAACGTTAATGATCGCGGCATTGGCGCTCATCAGTTGGAACACCAACCGCATGATGACCGAAAATACCCGCATTCTGACCGACCATCTGACACCGGCTTCACTCAAATCGCGCGAAGCTGAGATTGAGTTGTATCAAGCCGCCACAGCTATGCGTGACTATATTTCGCTATTAAGTCATGAAAAAGATGGCCAAAGCGCGTTGGATGCTCACCATCAACATAAACGCGATGCCTACGACAAAATCCAGCAAGCACGACGCAGTGCTTCGGTTGCTGGATTAAAAATCTATCCTGAACATGACCCAGAGTTTGATGCCGATTTTAAACAATGGGATCAGTTATCTGAGCGCGCGATAATCTTAAGCCATGATCATCTATATGAGCAATCTTATGAACTTTTGGTAGGCGAACAGAAACAAGCCTTTAGGCTAGTAAAAGGCCGCTTTGAGGGAATGGAAGATGAATTTAATGAACATCGAAAAGCGCTCTCAATTCACACCCACGAACTCGAAGCCATGCAACAAAAGTTACTGGTGGGAGCCTCCGTTATCGCCTTAGTTGTGGGCATATTTTTCAGCTATTGGGTGCCACATCTGATCACCAGCCATCTAAATACGCTAACTGACAGCATGCATAAACTCACTAGCCAAGGTGGCGACTTAACACGCCGTTTGCCAGTACAAGGTGAAAATGAATTAAACCAGCTGTCGGACTCGGTTAACGGCTTTATTGCGTATTTGCAGCAATTAATCTCAGGGGCAATCAACGAAACCCGCAAAATCGATGAAAATATGCAGGGATTATCCTCAATCTCAGCCAAGACCGGCCATAGTGCGCAAGAGCAATGCGACTATGTGGCGCAAGCTGTGACCTCTATTGTTGAGATGAATCAGGCGGTGAAAGATATCACCCAGCAGATGCAATACGCCTCAGATAATGCCCAAAAAATGCATTCAGAAGTGACGGAGTCACATCAACAAATCAACATGACTATCGAGAATATTGCCGAGCTTGTATCGGATATGCGAAAAGCCAGCGATGCCATTGCAGCCCTAGAATTTCAAAGCAAGAATATTGCATCCGTGCTCGATGTAATTGGCGGCATTGCTGAGCAAACTAACCTGCTGGCTCTCAACGCTGCGATTGAAGCCGCGCGCGCAGGCGACAGTGGTCGAGGCTTTGCCGTGGTAGCAGATGAAGTGCGTAAGCTCGCTTCAAAGACGCAAGAGTCGACCCAAAATATTCAGCAGATGATCGATGGTTTAAATAAAGGGGTGAATGACGCAGTGCAAGTGGTGAACTATAGCGCAACGAAGGTGAACAGTACCGCAGAACAAGCCGCTGCGGCAGGAAAATCATTACAAGAAATTGTTCATGGTGTGCAAGCCATGTTGGATATCTCGGTACAAGTGGCTGCGGCTACCGAGGAGCAAAGTGTGGTGATCGAGCACATCAACCAAAACATGGTGGATATTAATGGCCATTCTCACCAATTACAGGAAGATGCAGAAACGGCGCTGAGTAACAGCCGCTTGGTGCAGCGTTCTACTGATAACCTCTCTGCCCAGATGAAACATTTCACCACTTAA
- the rpoD gene encoding RNA polymerase sigma factor RpoD encodes MDHTPQSQLKLLLAKGKEQGYLTYAEVNDHLPADMVDSDQIEDIIQMINDMGIRVFEEAPDADDIMMSEDNTDDDAAEEAAAALASVENELGRTTDPVRMYMREMGTVELLTREGEILIAKRIEEGINEVQSSVAEYPQAIAMILEQYDQYEADQIRLSDIISGFVNPDEEDVGPTATHIGSELSEDELDDEDDMDDDEDEESEDGDSEDDGNKGPDPEEARERFTQLRTAYENTLKIIEEKGRNHPVAVGALFEIGEIFKEFRLVPKQFDRLVKNMRDMMDKVRVQERLIMKLCVEYSKMPKKNFVKLFSGNEANPQWFFDEIAAGKPYSDALKAVEEDVVRCHSKLHAVEAETGLNITAIKDISRRMSIGEAKARRAKKEMVEANLRLVISIAKKYTNRGLQFLDLIQEGNIGLMKAVDKFEYRRGYKFSTYATWWIRQAITRSIADQARTIRIPVHMIETINKLNRISRQMLQEMGREPSPEELAERMMMPEDKIRKVLKIAKEPISMETPIGDDEDSHLGDFIEDTTLELPLDSATSESLKQATHEVLAGLTAREAKVLRMRFGIDMNTDHTLEEVGKQFDVTRERIRQIEAKALRKLRHPSRSEILKSFLDE; translated from the coding sequence ATGGATCATACTCCGCAGTCGCAACTCAAGCTGTTGCTTGCAAAAGGTAAAGAGCAGGGCTACCTAACGTACGCCGAGGTTAACGACCACCTGCCTGCTGACATGGTCGACTCTGACCAGATCGAAGATATTATCCAGATGATAAATGACATGGGTATCCGCGTATTCGAAGAAGCGCCGGACGCCGATGACATTATGATGTCTGAAGACAACACCGATGATGATGCAGCTGAAGAAGCAGCTGCAGCGCTGGCATCGGTAGAAAACGAATTGGGTCGTACCACTGACCCAGTGCGGATGTACATGCGCGAAATGGGCACAGTTGAACTGTTAACCCGCGAAGGTGAAATCCTGATCGCCAAACGTATTGAAGAAGGTATCAACGAAGTACAAAGCTCTGTGGCTGAATACCCACAAGCGATTGCGATGATCCTGGAACAATACGACCAGTACGAAGCAGATCAAATTCGTTTGTCAGACATTATCTCTGGATTTGTCAATCCCGACGAAGAAGATGTTGGCCCAACGGCAACCCATATCGGTTCAGAGCTGTCAGAAGATGAGCTCGATGACGAAGATGATATGGACGATGATGAAGACGAAGAAAGCGAAGACGGCGACAGCGAAGATGACGGCAACAAAGGACCCGATCCTGAAGAAGCTCGTGAACGCTTTACTCAGCTGCGTACTGCTTACGAAAACACCTTAAAAATCATTGAAGAAAAAGGCCGTAACCACCCAGTAGCTGTGGGCGCACTGTTTGAAATTGGCGAAATCTTCAAAGAGTTTCGTTTAGTGCCTAAGCAGTTTGATCGTCTTGTGAAAAACATGCGTGACATGATGGATAAAGTGCGTGTTCAAGAGCGCCTGATCATGAAACTGTGTGTTGAATACTCAAAAATGCCGAAGAAAAACTTCGTGAAGCTGTTCAGCGGTAACGAAGCTAATCCTCAGTGGTTCTTTGATGAAATCGCTGCGGGCAAGCCATATTCAGACGCATTGAAAGCAGTTGAAGAAGACGTAGTACGTTGCCATAGCAAATTGCATGCGGTTGAAGCTGAAACGGGCCTCAACATCACCGCCATTAAAGACATCAGCCGTCGTATGTCAATCGGTGAAGCCAAAGCTCGCCGTGCGAAGAAAGAGATGGTTGAAGCAAACTTACGTCTGGTAATTTCTATCGCGAAGAAATACACCAACCGCGGTCTGCAATTCTTGGACTTGATCCAAGAAGGTAACATCGGTCTGATGAAAGCGGTAGACAAGTTCGAATACCGTCGTGGTTACAAATTCTCGACCTATGCAACTTGGTGGATCCGTCAGGCAATTACTCGCTCTATTGCTGACCAAGCACGCACGATTCGTATTCCGGTTCACATGATTGAAACCATCAACAAACTGAACCGTATTTCGCGTCAAATGCTGCAAGAGATGGGACGCGAACCATCACCGGAAGAACTGGCTGAGCGCATGATGATGCCTGAGGATAAAATCCGTAAGGTACTCAAAATCGCCAAAGAGCCTATTTCGATGGAAACCCCAATCGGTGATGACGAAGATTCACATTTGGGTGACTTTATCGAGGACACCACCCTCGAATTGCCGCTCGACAGCGCCACTAGCGAAAGCTTGAAACAAGCAACTCACGAAGTGCTCGCTGGTTTGACTGCACGTGAAGCAAAAGTATTGCGTATGCGTTTCGGTATCGACATGAACACTGACCACACTTTGGAAGAAGTGGGTAAACAGTTCGACGTTACTCGTGAACGTATTCGTCAGATTGAAGCGAAAGCGTTACGCAAACTGCGTCACCCAAGTCGTTCTGAAATTCTGAAGTCATTCCTTGATGAATAA
- the dnaG gene encoding DNA primase has translation MAIPRDFINELIARTDIVDLIERKVPLKKAGKNYAACCPFHSEKSPSFTVSRDKQFYHCFGCGAHGNAIDFVMEYDRLDFPDAIEDLAGQLGLEVPHERGNGQRRDEGLSRDLYQLMEASAAFFQQQLRNHSAQQQVNAYIEKRGLSQEIVEQFGIGYAPDGWDNLLKALGQQADAQEKLLAGGMLIANDQGRRYDRFRDRLMFPIRDRRGRVVAFGGRVLGDGTPKYLNSPETPIFHKGHELYGLYELRQRHRDPQRVMIVEGYMDVVALAQFGIDYAVASLGTSTTSEQFQMLLRSAKEVVCCYDGDNAGKEAAWRAMETALPLMKPGDNVRFMFLAQGEDPDSMVRKIGKDQFEQLIEQGISIDELLFNGLTAQHGTDKASLAKHASSLIEKIQDEVLQNMLLEQLATRLRMDNAEQMKRMLGLNNKAKQRLTQQSLKGRGTPLRLAIALLVQQPALGYQLPLQPALQYLKMTGVELLIELLDLTRAQQMSSAQLLEHYRESEQLSTLKKLAQWEHQVADDHLQQGFKEALVWLNNQYIEQRYQALSMKQDLTREEKVQLQKLISAMKAQH, from the coding sequence ATGGCTATACCTCGTGATTTTATCAATGAGCTGATTGCTCGCACCGACATTGTAGACTTGATAGAACGCAAGGTTCCCTTGAAAAAGGCGGGCAAGAATTATGCTGCCTGCTGTCCGTTCCACAGCGAGAAATCCCCTTCTTTTACTGTCAGCCGCGATAAGCAGTTTTATCACTGTTTTGGTTGTGGTGCCCATGGCAACGCTATCGACTTTGTTATGGAATATGACCGTCTGGATTTTCCAGATGCTATTGAAGATCTTGCTGGTCAACTGGGGCTCGAAGTTCCGCATGAACGTGGTAATGGCCAGCGTCGAGATGAAGGGCTTAGTCGCGATCTCTATCAATTGATGGAAGCATCAGCCGCGTTCTTTCAGCAGCAATTACGAAATCATTCGGCACAACAGCAAGTAAACGCCTACATTGAAAAGCGGGGCTTATCGCAGGAAATTGTGGAGCAGTTCGGCATCGGCTACGCGCCAGATGGTTGGGACAATCTCCTCAAAGCCCTGGGCCAACAAGCTGATGCGCAAGAAAAATTGCTGGCTGGCGGCATGCTAATCGCTAATGACCAAGGGCGTCGTTACGACCGCTTCCGCGATCGCTTGATGTTTCCCATTCGCGACCGCCGTGGCCGAGTTGTGGCGTTTGGAGGCCGAGTCTTAGGTGATGGCACGCCAAAATATTTGAATTCGCCAGAAACGCCCATATTTCATAAAGGGCACGAACTCTACGGCTTATACGAACTGCGTCAACGTCATCGTGATCCGCAACGGGTAATGATCGTAGAAGGCTATATGGATGTGGTGGCCTTAGCACAATTTGGTATCGATTACGCGGTCGCATCTCTGGGCACCTCCACCACCAGCGAACAGTTTCAAATGTTACTGCGCAGCGCCAAAGAAGTTGTGTGCTGCTATGACGGTGATAACGCCGGTAAAGAAGCCGCGTGGCGTGCCATGGAAACCGCACTGCCACTGATGAAACCCGGCGACAACGTGCGCTTTATGTTCTTGGCCCAAGGCGAAGACCCTGACTCAATGGTGCGTAAAATTGGTAAAGACCAATTTGAACAACTTATTGAACAAGGCATTAGCATTGATGAGCTATTGTTTAATGGCTTGACTGCACAACACGGTACCGACAAGGCCAGTCTTGCTAAACACGCGAGTAGCCTGATTGAAAAGATTCAGGACGAAGTGTTGCAAAACATGCTGTTAGAGCAACTAGCGACCCGCTTGCGCATGGATAATGCCGAGCAGATGAAACGCATGTTGGGGCTTAACAACAAAGCCAAACAACGGCTGACACAACAGTCGTTAAAAGGACGGGGAACCCCGTTACGACTTGCTATCGCACTGCTGGTACAACAACCAGCGCTGGGGTACCAACTGCCGTTACAGCCGGCACTACAATACCTGAAAATGACCGGGGTTGAGCTGTTAATTGAATTATTGGATTTGACCCGCGCACAGCAGATGAGCAGCGCACAACTACTTGAGCATTATCGGGAGTCTGAACAATTATCGACCCTGAAAAAATTAGCCCAATGGGAGCATCAAGTGGCTGACGATCATCTGCAACAAGGGTTTAAAGAAGCCTTGGTATGGCTTAATAATCAATATATTGAGCAACGTTACCAAGCACTCAGTATGAAGCAGGATTTAACGCGGGAAGAAAAGGTACAGCTACAAAAGCTGATTAGCGCTATGAAGGCGCAACATTAA